GACTTTCGCAGCTACCAATAGTTTGCGAAACATAATAAGTTGTTCCTGATGTCAATGCAGTTGTGACATCCAATTCGTTTACTGATGCCAAGGAAGAATACCATTTTATATTGGTTCCTGTAGCCGTTAAATCAGCAACTGTAGCTGCCGTACAAAAAACTTGCGGACTTGTAACCGATAATTGTTCCGGACTCATTGTTCCTGTAACAACACCACCTGGCGAAACCCAGTTCGAGTTAGATCCGCTTAAGGCAAATCCGTTTAATGTACCGGTATTATTATTTCCACTAGCATCTGTCAGGGTAGTAATTGCGGTATTATCTGCAGCGTCAACACCTTGATTGCATTTGTAATAAGCTACCAATCCTACTTGGTCTGCAGAAAGTTCGCCGTTCATATTGTTTTGAATTTCACATTCAGGCAAAACTCTGTTCCAGATACGTACTTCGTCTAATTTACCTCCAAGTAAATTTGCAGTATCAAATGTACCAAGTCGTACAGCGCTTCCGCCAGTAAAAGGAGCTACAGAGGTATTGCTTGCTACTAAAACACCATTTTTATACATTTTCATTGTGGTGGTTGCCGCATCATAAGTCAAAGCAACGTGATACCATGTATTGGCTGCAATTGGAGTCGGGTCCTGCACTGCATTCCAGATTCCATTGTGTCCCGCCGACAATCTGTTTCCATAATTTGCAGAGGGATATAGTGCGTGTTGCCCATCTGAGCCACCCGAAATAAGATTGTTTTGGAGACTTAAATTTGACACATAAAACCAGGCTTCTTTTGTATATGTTGCAGGCATTATATCCCCCAGTTCCACATAATCATCGAAACCATCAAAAGACAATGCACTTGCTGAAACCTGTCCTCTCGAAAAATTTGTAGCCAGGACAATGGCAAACAAAAGTATTTGATTTCTTAATAGAGTAATTTTTCTCATAGTTTTTCTTTAAAATGTTAGATTACAAAATTGCGGTAAATTCAAACGAATTTATACAAGGGGTAACCCTTGATTAATTACTCCGGATCTGAAATTCATTTGAAATAGATACATTTGTCGAAAATATATCTGAAAATGAATAAACCATTTGCATGTATTCTGTTACTTGTAATAATAATGCTATTTGTAAACTGTAGGGAAAAGAAAGAAAATGCAGTTATTTTTGTAAAAGAAGAACCAGTTAAGGAAGATGCTGTTAAAGCATGGCTGCATAAAGCAGAAAACTACAAAAAGAGTGATAAATATCTAATGGTTTTTTATAACTATTACGATCAAAAAATAAAAGCAAAGAAATATCTGAATGCAGCAGAGATTTTAGATATCGCTTGTGTATATCTTGCAGATTCTTATGATTTTAATGATCGCTTTTTAGCAAAAGTAAAAGAATTTGATTCCAAATACAGGGAAAAAGTCCCTGCATTAAAAACAACTTTTGTAGATGCTTATCTGGCTAATTATTATTTCGATAAGTATAATTTAAAAAAGGCATGTCAGTACTTTAAAAAGATTACTACATTAGAACCTTACGATTATAACAGCTGTTATAATATTGCCAGAGCTTACTATGACTTGTCTTATATTTATTATATTATGGGGAAGCAAAATTTAAGCCTCCTTGCCAATCAGAAATCTTTCGAATATTTTACTAAAATAAATAACCCTAAAGGACTGGCTTTTGTTTATTCTAATTATGCCAATATCTATACGGCTATTGGTGATAAAAAAAGGGCGATTGAAAACGCAGACAAAGCCATTCAAGCCTATAAAAAAATTGACAATACTTATAATGTGTATATCGGTTTGATTAATAAAATTTCGATATATGAATATTTAAAAGATGAACGCGAAAGACCCCTGATAGATTCGGTTTATCAGGCTTTTACAGAAAGCAAAGACGAAAGTAAAATTTTAAAAATAAAGTTGTTTGATTTTAAGATTGAAAATTTAATTCATGAGAACAAATTATCAGAAGCAAAAAAAATAATTGATGATTTAAAACCAATTGTAGAAGATATAGATTCTGATGATCTGACACAGGAATATAAATTAACATCTGCATTGTATGAGATAAAAAAGAATCCTAATTATTCCAATTTTGAAGATTTCAAAAAAGCATTGCCCACTTTAATAAGCAACCAGCAATACGAAAAAGTAAATATGGTTTATGGGCTATTACAAAAAAATGCCATTCAAAATAAAGATTATAAAGATGCATTAAATTATGAATCCAAAAAGAAAATTATTGCGGATAGTATTGGAAATATAATTACCCGAATAAAGACAGTTGAGCTTGAAAAAAAATACCAAACTGAAAAAAAAGTCCAGCAACTAAAAATTAAAGAACAGACTATCACTAATAAAAACACAACGATTGCACTTTTAGGTGCCACTCTTATTGGGATACTTTTTATAAGTTTTGCTTTCAACCTAATACAAAAACAAAAAAAGTTACGTCTTGAAAAACAAAACGCACAATTATACACCAAGCAACTCCTGGAAAAAACAGAAGAAGAACGCAAACGTATTGCAAGCGATTTACATGACAGTGTAAGTCATGAATTATTGAGTTTAAAAAACTCCCTTGAGCAAAAAGCAGAAATTACCAATCAAAAAATTGATGCCATTATCAATGATATTCGTAGTATCAGCAGAAATTTACACCCTGTAATGTTTGATAAAATAGGATTAAAAGAAAGTATCAATCAAATGGTAGAAAGGGCAGAATCTGTTAATGATTTCATGGTTACGGCCGAGATTGATTATCACAGTGTTTTATCTTCTTCCGATGAATTACAAATTTACCGTATTGTGCAGGAAGCCCTTTCCAATATCATAAAATATGCTGATGCAATTGCTGCTAAAATTTCTATAACTGAAAACGAAAACAGTATTATCATTGAAATTAAAGACAATGGAAAAGGATTTAATGTAGAAGAAACTTTAAACAGTAAATCTTCCTTTGGCCTGCATAATATTATAGAACGAAGCAGAGCTATTGGCGGACACGCTAATATCACATCGAATACAAACGGCACAATAATTACCATAGAAATAAAGAAGGCCTAATGAGAATATTAATTGCAGACGACCATCCTTTTACCCTCTCGGGGACAAAAAGTTTTGTAGAATCTTATGGTTATGTTGTTGAGGATACGTGTTCGAATGGTATTTCGGCATTAAACCTGATTAAACTCCATTTACCGGATATTGCTATTCTAGACATCAATATGCCGGGTTTGGATGGTCTTGATGTAGCCAAAGCAATACAGGAAAGTAAACTGAAAACCAAAATCATTTTGCTAACCATGCATAAAGAAATGACCATATATAAAAAAGCAAAAGAATACGGAATTTATGGCTATATATTGAAGGAACATGCGCAAACCGAATTACAAAAATGCCTTAAGGAAGTAAAAAAAGGAAATGAATATATGAGCATTTCCTTAAAAAACGACCTGATAACAGATATTCCTAATGATGATAATGAACTGGCCAATCTTACCTTATCCGAAAGAAAAATCATTGAACTGATCACGCAGCAAAAAACTACAAAACAAATTGCCGAGTTGTTATTTTTATCTGAAAAAACAGTTGAAGGCCACCGAAGCAAAATAATCGATAAATTAGGTTTGCCTAAAGAAAAAAATGCATTACTGATTTGGGCCATACAGAATAGTAAAAAGTAGAAAAATTAATTTTATATTTTCTTTGTTTCAGATTGCAACAACAACTTCTGAAAATAAAACTTCTAATCTAGCCCTGATAGCAGCGGCATCCTGTTGTTGCGGGGTTCGCAACAACAGATACAGCGGATAGCAGGACTGAAGGTCTTGTGAAAACTAAAATTACTGCTCCTGAAACCATTACAATTTAACTTAAAAACACTTCTTAATCTACATTAAGTACGTTTTGCTTCCTACCATCGTAAATTTGTATTATAAAAATAACAAATACACAAAATCATGGAAAATATAGTATTGCACAAAGCAGAAACAAGAGGAAATGCAAATCACGGATGGTTGAACGCTTATCATAGCTTTAGTTTTGCAAGCTGGTACAATCCGGAAAGAATTCAGTTTGGAGCTCTTCGCGTTTTGAACGATGACACGATTGCAGGCGGAATGGGTTTTGGTACACATCCTCACGATAATATGGAAATCATTACCATTCCGTTAGAAGGTGATTTGGCGCACAAAGACAGCATGGGAAACACTGAAGTAATCAAAAACGGAGACATTCAGGTAATGAGTGCCGGAACCGGAATTCAGCATAGTGAGTTTAACCCGAATGCAGACCAGCAGACAAAATTATTGCAAATCTGGCTGTTTCCAAACAAAAGAAACGTTACGCCGCGCTATCAGCAAATCACTTTAAATGTGGCTGACAGGCACAATAAACTGGCACAGGTTTTATCTCCAAATGCTGATGACGACGGTGTTTGGATTCATCAGGATGCCTGGTTCAATATGGGTAATTTTGATGCGGGAACTGCAACCGAATATAAAATCAAAAAAGAAGGGAATGGAGTGTATGCTTTCATCTTAAAAGGAAATGTTACCATTAATGGTCAGGAATTAAATACCCGTGATGCTGTTGGAATTTCAGGAACTGACACTTTGAGCATTAAAGCAGATACTGATGCAGAATTTTTATTGATGGATATTCCGATGAATTATTAATTTAAAATTAAACACATAGATGCATAGGTTTTTCTCCTTTTGAAAGAGATATAAAAGAGAAACATATTTCTCAACACATAGCTATGTGTTTTTAGAATAAGTGCAACGCCTTTTTTCATTTACAAAAACTATGATTCTATGTGTTGAAATAATTACACATTACAAAACGACAGACAAGTTCTCAATAACTTCTTTGTCGTTTTTTTTAGATTAAAATTTATAATTTAAATGGAAGGTAAGTCTCCCGCAGATTTTGCAGATTAAGCTGATTTTTTTGATCTGCAGAATCTGCAAAATCTGCGGGAAAAATAAATATTTGGACTTAATTTCATGAAAGACATTACGATTTTTATTTCTTAATCTAGGTTAAGTGCTTTACGCTTACTGTCGCCGTAACTTTGTCTTATCAAAATGAAAAATTAATTATTTAAAAAATAAAATTATGGCAACTACAAAATGGTCAATTGACCCAACTCACTCAGAAATTGGTTTTAAAGTTAAACACATGATGTTTACAAATATTTCAGGAAAATTTGGAACTTACGATGCAACAATCACTACAGATGGTGATAACTTCGAAAATGCTGAAATTGAATTTTCTGGCGATATCGCTTCAATCGATACTGCGAATGCTGATAGAGATAGCCATTTAAAAAGTGCTGACTTTTTTGATGCTGAAAATCATCCAAAACTGACTTTCAAAGCTTCTTCTTTCAAAAAAATTAATGACGGAAAGTATGAAATCACAGGAGATTTAAACATCAGAGGTGTTGCAAAAACAGTAACTTTTCCGGTAGAATTTAGCGGAATCCTGACTGATCCATGGGGAAATACAAAAGTTGGTTTGAGCATAGAAGGAAAAATCAACCGTAAAGACTGGGGGCTAAACTGGAACTCTGCTCTTGAAACCGGTGGTGTTTTGGTTGGCGAAGAAGTAAAACTGAATATTGAATTGCAATTTGCTAAACAGGCTTAATTATTATTTATTCTTTTGATTGTTTGTTTTTTATTAATTGATCAACAGAATATTTATACATTAAAAATCCTTCTTAAACTTTTGTCTAAGAAGGATTTTATTATTTTATACTTAATTGAATAAAATTAAGCGTTTGCCGTAGCAGCTTCTTTATCAATTTTATTAATTAAACCGGCTAATACTTTTCCTGGGCCAACTTCAGTGAATAAAGTAGCGCCGTCTGCAATCATTTGTTGTACTGATTGTGTCCATTTTACCGGAGCAGTCAATTGGATGATTAAGTTCTTTTTGATTTCGCTTGCATCAGAAACTGCATTTGCCGTTACGTTTTGGTACACCGGACAAATTGGAGTAGAGAAGGAAGTCGCTTCGATAGCAGCCGCTAATTCTTCTCTTGCAGGTTCCATCATTGGTGAGTGAAATGCTCCACCGACAGGTAAAATTAAGGCTCTTTTTGCTCCTGCTGCTTTCATTGCTTCGCATGCTTTTTCAACAGCTGTTGTTTCTCCTGAAATTACTAATTGTCCAGGACAGTTGTAATTTGCAGCAACCACAACCCCGTCGATGGAAGCGCAAACTTCTTCGACAATATTATCTGCCAATCCTAAAACGGCAGCCATTGTAGAGGGTGTGATTTCACAAGCTTTTTGCATCGCTAAAGCGCGTTGTGAAACTAATTTTAATCCGTCTTCAAAAGATAAAGTTCCGTTGGCAACCAAAGCTGAAAATTCTCCTAAAGAATGTCCTGCTACCATTTCCGGTTTAAAATCTTCTCCTAACGTTTTGGCTAAAATAACCGAATGTAAAAAAACGGCAGGCTGTGTTACTTTAGTTTCTTTTAGTTCTTCGGCAGTGCCTTCAAACATGATATCTGTAATTCTGAAACCTAAAATTTCATTCGCTTTTTCGAATAATTCTTTGGCTAAAGCCGATGTTTCATATAAGTCTTTACCCATTCCTGTGAATTGAGCACCCTGACCCGGAAATACGTATGCTTTCATTTGTCTAATTTGTTTTTTATTTTTTTGGAATTGAAATTAGCTTCAATTGAAAGGCAAAAATAGCATTTTTTTAGCTCGTATAATCCTTAAACATGTAAATCCATGCTAATCTTGAGAATCGGAGATTGAATGATGTAAATAAGATAATGACAACAGCAATAATCGGGATGATTCTTAAATCGAATGTGTTTTCAAAGAAAAACTGAGCAATACAATATGTCGCAATTCCCTGAGCTACTGTTAATCCGTAATTTACATACATGGCACCAAAGAAAAAACCCGGTTCTTTCTGGAACTTATAGTGACAATGGCTGCAACTCTCATTCATTTTTGGAAAGCCAAAATTCAGGAAAATATTTTTGTCTTTAAAAACTTTTCCTTTATGACAATGTGGACATTCGTTTTTTAAAATATGGATTAATGTATTTGACATGACTTTGTTGTTTTTATTTATACAAAGGTAAATCAGATTCTATTGAAACCTTTTTTATATCTTCGCTACTTATAGCACAATAAAGACATTTTTATGAAAAAGTATCCGGTTTATAGTGTGGAAAATTTTAGCTGTAATGATATTCATCGTGAATTTTATGTGAATACTTTTAAGGAGCATTTAAAAAGCCATAGTTTTATAGAAGAACCGCATCGGCATGATTCGTATTTGATGGTGTTTTTTACGAATGGTTCCGGAATACATGAAATTGATTTTGACCGTTTTGAAATTAAAAAGGGAAGTTTGTTTGTCCTTCAGCCCGGACAAATGCACCATTGGAGTTTGTCTGATGATATTGAGGGTTTTGTGATTATATTTTCGCAGGAACTTTATAATTTATATTTCGGGCAGAAAAAAATCAACGATTACAATTTTTATCATTCGATTCACAATCGACCCGAAATGCTTTTCGAAACTGCAGAACTACCTAAAATTTTGCCTTATTTTAATCTTTTGATTGAAGAAAACAGCCGGCAGAGAAATCTCCAACTGGATAAAATGCTGAATTTACTGGATTGTATTCATATCGAAATTTCGCGAAAATATGGGGAAACGTATTCACACAAAACGCATTCTTATAATATTAAAATAAGTGCTTTCGAAAAGCTTTTGGAAGAATATTTTAAAGAAGAGAAATCTCCCTCTTTTTATGCGGACAAACTTAATATCACGCTGAAACACCTCAATCGGATTTGTAATGAAATATTGCAAAAAACGGCTACTGATGTGATTATGGATAGGGTAATTTTGGAAATCAAACGAATGCTGACAGATAAACAATTAGCGGTTAATGAAATCGCTTCAGCTGTTGGGTATGATGATTACTCTTATTTTTCAAGGGTTTTCAAAAAACAAACCGGAATTTCTCCAACGGCTTTTCGGGAATTGAAAAATTAAATTTTCAAACCATATAAGTAATGTAAGTTCATTGAAGCTCTGAGACTAATTCATTCAAAAGCAAAACTTACATTTCTTATATCACTTATATGGTTTAGAATCTATGCAGTAACCGTTTCTAAAATTTTGAAATTGCTTTTTGGTGCTTCGCATAAAGAGCAGCAATAGGTTTCGGCTAAATCTGTGAATAAAATGCCTTTTGGAATATTCTGGCCGGCATCGCCATATTCAGGATTATAGAGAGAAAGACATTCCTGACATTGGTAAATATCCATTTTAGGTTTTTCTTTTTTCTGATTGTTTTCAACTGTTTCGGGAACTAAATTTCCTAATTCCTCAAAGTATTTTCGGCTTAATTCTATCAAAATGGTTGGCAGTTCCAACTTGTCAATATCCTGTGAATGCACAATATATTCTCGTGTATTAGGATCAAAATTCTTCGCATACAAAACATTGTAAGTATCACGAATCTTGATTGATTCCAAATCTTTGGGTAAATCATTTTTCTCCACTACAATAGAAGTAAAATAATGCCCATCGCGATTGTATTCAGAGATTCCGAAATTTAATCCGTAGGTACTGATGTCAAACTGATCAAGCGTACGAACCAAAAATGTTTTCAGGTTCAGCGCCCATTCCATTGCAACAGGCAAATGCCAGTTTAGTTCCAGAAGTGAATGGCGTACATTGATTCCTTTTTTGCCTAAAAACTTCTCCCATTCCAGTTTTCGGTCTTTCGGGATTCCTTTGACGATAAATGATTTCCATGGCGTGATACAGATTTTCCCAATTTTGCAATCGAAACATAAATCACACATTTCTTTTAGGAACTCCAAATCGTAAAGATTGTTTCTCCAATACAAGCCAAGCCAATATTGGTCAATCCCCATTCGATTCATTCCTTCATAATACGGAAAAGGATAAAATGGAACATTCAGCGGTTTGTCAATTGTTCTGTTGTTGGTATCCAAAGCTTCGGTAACCAAACTAAAAATCAGGTCAATTCCGCAGGATTCTTCAGTGGTAACGATGCGCTCAATTTCATAGTAAAATGTCGCAATATCCCAGCTGTAAATCAATACCGGATAGACTTCCATACGCTGCCACTTCGGCAAACGAATATAGAGATACCAGTAATCTTCATGCTCGGAAGCAATAAAATTAAGATGTCCTGTAAACAATGGAACCAGTTGCTGCTTAGGGTCGTTGATGTTTACCTTGAGTTTAGGCTGATCTTTAAATTGTTCTAAAATATATAAAAACTTATTTCCGGTAAGCCAGTTGGTATTCCTGAAAATATCGGTAGAAACATAAGAGGAAACGATATTGTTACCGCTTTTTTCATCCGGAAAAACAAAATGATGTTTCCCCATTTTTTCTTTCTCCAAAGCTTTAAAACCTTTTGGAAAAATAATATCCTGTCTTGAACCAAATGAAATCGAATCCAAACCCTGATCCATTGCCATATTGACAACTTCTCTAAGTTCTCCCGGCGAAATAACGCCTCCTTTTACTATTAATCTCGTTAATTCCATGTCTTTAATTTTGTTTGCTTCGCCAATTCGGCTTCCAGCCTCGAGTCAAGTTTCAAGTTTTTTTAGTTTCAAGTTTTATGTGCAGTTCCAGAAACCTGAAACTTTAAACCTGAAACTTTAAACCTGAAACCTGAAACAAAAGAAACTAAAATACTATACTTTACACTTTGCTAAAATCTCTTTAACCTCTGTTTTACAGCTTCCACAGCCTAATCCTGCTCCGGTGTTTTTACATAAATCGGTAAAATTATTTACACCGCTTTTAATGGTTTCTTCGATGTTTCCGGCACCAACCTGACTGCAGGAACATACTAATTTTCCGAGAACAGGCTTGGCATTTGAACTTCCTCTAAGCAATAAATTTCGTTTTTCAGACAATTCTATTTTGCTCTCAATCATGGTTTTGAATTCGGCAAATTCGTTTTTGTCCCCCATTAAAATAGCGCCTACCAATAAATCATTCTTAACGATACATTTTTTGTAATAACGCTGTTTCAGATCAGAGAAAACAATTTCTTCGTATGAATCGTCGTTTTCCGGAATTTCTACTTCTCCAATACTACATAAGCTAATATCTTCCAGTTTCAGGATGTTCATTAAAATCGAGCCTTTGTAATAACTGCTGATGTCTCCCGCTAAAAAGTTAGCCAGAATATCTGCCTGCTCTTCTGCTGCTGATGTGATTCCGAATAGTCTGTTATTAAATTCGGCAATTTCTCCAATGGCATAAATATCAGGGTTTGAGGATTGTAAATACTGGTTTACTTTTACCCCCCGACCACATGCAATACCGGTTTCCCTTGCAATTTCAATGTTAGGAATCGTTCCAATCGTATATACAATAGCATTTGCGGTAAGGATTCGTCCACTTTTTAAAGCGATTTCAAGCTCGTTTTCGTTATCGGTTTCAAAAACAGTACTTACCTCGTTATCAAAATAAATCTGGATATCACGAAGTTGTACTTCCTCGGCCAGTAATTTGCTCGAAATTCGGTCCAGCTGGCGTTCCATCAATCTGGAAGCCCTTTGTATGATAGTTGTTTTTACTTTTTTATGTTTTAAAGCCGCTGCTAATTCTAATCCTAATAAACCTCCGCCAACGATCACTACATGCTGTTCTTCCGGAGGTAAATTGGTATTGTCAAGGTGTGCTTTTAAACGATCGGCATCCTCTTTTCGTCTCACAGTAAAGCGTCCCGGCAAATGTAATTGTGCATTTTCAGGTACAAAAGGACGGCTTCCGGTAGCCAGAATCAATGAATCATAAGAATGTCTGTCTCCGTTACTGTCGATAATTGTTTTTTCTGCAGCATTTATTTTACCAACGGCAACACCGGCATTCATGGTAATTTTCAATTTGTTTAATGCTTCTCCATCTTTTACCTTTAATAATTGCTGCCACGTAAATTCGCCTGTCATATATTCAGGAAGCAATACACGATTGTAAAACGGATTTATTTCATTTGAAAAAACAATAATTTCATCAGTAGAATTGAATTCTCGATAATTTTGAATGAAACGGAAAGCAGCTGCTCCCGCCCCCACAATTGCAATTTTCTGAAACGGTTTTACGTATTTCGCAATAGAAACCGTGGTGTATTTAAAATCCGGTTCTTTTGAAATTGGATCAACAAGTGTAATGGTTAAATTATTAGTCCGGTTCAAATCATTTTCAAGTTGTTTTCCCCAGTGCATTGGCAGAAAAACTACTTTTTCCCTGATCGAATCGGTAACTTTTGCTTTTACGCGAACCTCTCCGTTTTTGCTGCTTACGACAACAATATCCCCATCTTTAATATCCGATTTAAAAGCATCAATCGGGTTAATTTCAAGAACAGGACTTGGTGTATGCGTCATTAAACGTGATACTTTTCCGGTTTTAGTCATCGTATGCCATTGGTCACGAACCCTGCCTGTGGTAAGGATAAAAGGAAATTGAGGTGTTGGCTGCTCTGAAGTATTTTCAATAGCTACGGGTAAATTAAAAATGGCTTTTTGAGAAGGCGTATAGAATTTTTTATCCGTAAAAAGACGAGGTGTTCCCGGATGTCCGTAATCAGGAACCGGCCATTGAAAAGTCCCTTCGTTTTTTAATCGGTTATAATTTAAGAATGAAATATCAATATTGGTGTTTTTGGTCAGTGCGCAATGCTCTTTGTAGATTTCTTCGGCATTATTAAAATTGAAGCCGTTGAAATTCATTTTTTTAGCAAAGCGAATTAAAATTTCAATATCCGGAAGTGCTTCTCCGGGAGGATTGATTCCTTTTGGTAAATACGCAATTCTGCGTTCAGAATTGGTCATTGTGCCTTCTTTTTCAAGCCATCCTGCTGCAGGCAATAATAAATCGGCATATTTAGCGGTATCCGCATTATGTGAAATATCCTGAACGACAACAAATTTAGCATTTTGTAATGCTTTTTCGATACGACGGGAATCAGGTAAGCTTACTAACGGATTGGTACAGATAATCCAAACGGCTTTCATTTTGCCTGATTCCAGTGCTTCGAACATTTCGGTTGCGGTTAAACCCGGTTTTTCTGAAATTGCATCGACTCCCCAAAAATCTGCTACT
The Flavobacterium flavigenum genome window above contains:
- a CDS encoding tetratricopeptide repeat-containing sensor histidine kinase, yielding MNKPFACILLLVIIMLFVNCREKKENAVIFVKEEPVKEDAVKAWLHKAENYKKSDKYLMVFYNYYDQKIKAKKYLNAAEILDIACVYLADSYDFNDRFLAKVKEFDSKYREKVPALKTTFVDAYLANYYFDKYNLKKACQYFKKITTLEPYDYNSCYNIARAYYDLSYIYYIMGKQNLSLLANQKSFEYFTKINNPKGLAFVYSNYANIYTAIGDKKRAIENADKAIQAYKKIDNTYNVYIGLINKISIYEYLKDERERPLIDSVYQAFTESKDESKILKIKLFDFKIENLIHENKLSEAKKIIDDLKPIVEDIDSDDLTQEYKLTSALYEIKKNPNYSNFEDFKKALPTLISNQQYEKVNMVYGLLQKNAIQNKDYKDALNYESKKKIIADSIGNIITRIKTVELEKKYQTEKKVQQLKIKEQTITNKNTTIALLGATLIGILFISFAFNLIQKQKKLRLEKQNAQLYTKQLLEKTEEERKRIASDLHDSVSHELLSLKNSLEQKAEITNQKIDAIINDIRSISRNLHPVMFDKIGLKESINQMVERAESVNDFMVTAEIDYHSVLSSSDELQIYRIVQEALSNIIKYADAIAAKISITENENSIIIEIKDNGKGFNVEETLNSKSSFGLHNIIERSRAIGGHANITSNTNGTIITIEIKKA
- a CDS encoding pirin family protein; translation: MENIVLHKAETRGNANHGWLNAYHSFSFASWYNPERIQFGALRVLNDDTIAGGMGFGTHPHDNMEIITIPLEGDLAHKDSMGNTEVIKNGDIQVMSAGTGIQHSEFNPNADQQTKLLQIWLFPNKRNVTPRYQQITLNVADRHNKLAQVLSPNADDDGVWIHQDAWFNMGNFDAGTATEYKIKKEGNGVYAFILKGNVTINGQELNTRDAVGISGTDTLSIKADTDAEFLLMDIPMNY
- a CDS encoding rubredoxin gives rise to the protein MELTRLIVKGGVISPGELREVVNMAMDQGLDSISFGSRQDIIFPKGFKALEKEKMGKHHFVFPDEKSGNNIVSSYVSTDIFRNTNWLTGNKFLYILEQFKDQPKLKVNINDPKQQLVPLFTGHLNFIASEHEDYWYLYIRLPKWQRMEVYPVLIYSWDIATFYYEIERIVTTEESCGIDLIFSLVTEALDTNNRTIDKPLNVPFYPFPYYEGMNRMGIDQYWLGLYWRNNLYDLEFLKEMCDLCFDCKIGKICITPWKSFIVKGIPKDRKLEWEKFLGKKGINVRHSLLELNWHLPVAMEWALNLKTFLVRTLDQFDISTYGLNFGISEYNRDGHYFTSIVVEKNDLPKDLESIKIRDTYNVLYAKNFDPNTREYIVHSQDIDKLELPTILIELSRKYFEELGNLVPETVENNQKKEKPKMDIYQCQECLSLYNPEYGDAGQNIPKGILFTDLAETYCCSLCEAPKSNFKILETVTA
- a CDS encoding response regulator, whose protein sequence is MRILIADDHPFTLSGTKSFVESYGYVVEDTCSNGISALNLIKLHLPDIAILDINMPGLDGLDVAKAIQESKLKTKIILLTMHKEMTIYKKAKEYGIYGYILKEHAQTELQKCLKEVKKGNEYMSISLKNDLITDIPNDDNELANLTLSERKIIELITQQKTTKQIAELLFLSEKTVEGHRSKIIDKLGLPKEKNALLIWAIQNSKK
- the fabD gene encoding ACP S-malonyltransferase, which produces MKAYVFPGQGAQFTGMGKDLYETSALAKELFEKANEILGFRITDIMFEGTAEELKETKVTQPAVFLHSVILAKTLGEDFKPEMVAGHSLGEFSALVANGTLSFEDGLKLVSQRALAMQKACEITPSTMAAVLGLADNIVEEVCASIDGVVVAANYNCPGQLVISGETTAVEKACEAMKAAGAKRALILPVGGAFHSPMMEPAREELAAAIEATSFSTPICPVYQNVTANAVSDASEIKKNLIIQLTAPVKWTQSVQQMIADGATLFTEVGPGKVLAGLINKIDKEAATANA
- a CDS encoding DUF983 domain-containing protein, producing the protein MSNTLIHILKNECPHCHKGKVFKDKNIFLNFGFPKMNESCSHCHYKFQKEPGFFFGAMYVNYGLTVAQGIATYCIAQFFFENTFDLRIIPIIAVVIILFTSFNLRFSRLAWIYMFKDYTS
- a CDS encoding helix-turn-helix domain-containing protein — translated: MKKYPVYSVENFSCNDIHREFYVNTFKEHLKSHSFIEEPHRHDSYLMVFFTNGSGIHEIDFDRFEIKKGSLFVLQPGQMHHWSLSDDIEGFVIIFSQELYNLYFGQKKINDYNFYHSIHNRPEMLFETAELPKILPYFNLLIEENSRQRNLQLDKMLNLLDCIHIEISRKYGETYSHKTHSYNIKISAFEKLLEEYFKEEKSPSFYADKLNITLKHLNRICNEILQKTATDVIMDRVILEIKRMLTDKQLAVNEIASAVGYDDYSYFSRVFKKQTGISPTAFRELKN
- a CDS encoding YceI family protein, translating into MATTKWSIDPTHSEIGFKVKHMMFTNISGKFGTYDATITTDGDNFENAEIEFSGDIASIDTANADRDSHLKSADFFDAENHPKLTFKASSFKKINDGKYEITGDLNIRGVAKTVTFPVEFSGILTDPWGNTKVGLSIEGKINRKDWGLNWNSALETGGVLVGEEVKLNIELQFAKQA